TTCGAGTCCGCGTGCCTCCATTTTAGTTTCTTTGCGAACTCCCGCACAAGCGTTTTCTGAAATATTTTTCGGCGAAGGTTTTCTTCTGCGGCATTTTTTTGGGTGGGGGCAAAAAAATGCCGCAGGAACAGTTTCAGGGGTTTGATTTTCGGCGCTGTTATCATGATATTTCAATATTACTTCGATGTTCTCCTTCGAATAAATTATCTTTTCGATGTGCCGTTTCATAATAATTCGTCTTTCAGTCATGTCCATATTATCTGCCGGCCCAGTTAAGGTCTCAAGTATCTGCCGGACCTTTTCGGAGGTGAACTGCAATGGAAAGGGCCCCGGTTCAAGTCCGCTTGCCATAGGTTTAGGCGAATTATTGAGCGTGAAGATCAAACTGTCGAGATGTTGATTGTTTTTGGCTATATTATCAAGATAATCTATGACAAGCCTGTCCAGACGATCAACGCTGACCTGCCTGATATCACAAAAAGACAGGTCCCTTTTATTAACGCTTGTGCAACGATAATAAAAATATCTGACTCTCCTTGTATCTCTCTTTTTATTTGTGAAGACTTCGCTCATAGTAGATCCGCAGCCTTTACAATGAAGTAATCCCGGAAATAAAGCACAGTGAACGACTCTGCCGTATATTCTCTGTTTGTGATGTTTCTGCGCCTCTTCAAACATTTCGGGAGACACAACTGGTTCGTGCTGTCCTTGATAGATATTTCCTCTATTGCTCAGGGCGAGCTTCAAAAAAGGCGCTGTTTTATGATATAATTCAACCACTATGAAAACAAAACAGGCAAAACAAAAAACGAAACCCGTATATGTGAATGGATTGTCCTTGAAAAGGCCCGCGGTACTGATCGACGCCAGGGAGTACGAAGGGATGAAGGAAACCCTTGACATATTGATGGAAGACCCCGGTATCTCCAAGGAGATCAGAATAGCCGAAAAAGAACTTAAAACGGGTAAAACCGTTTCCTGGGAAAAACTGAAGAATGAACTCAAAGTATGAACTTGAGTTTTCAAGCCAGGCCGCTAAATTCCTCAAGAAACTAAAGAACAAAGAGCTTTTACAGAACATATTGTCAGCGCTGGATATTATACGAAAAGATCCTCTTTCAGGTAAGTTTTTGCAGGGAGATCTAAGAGACTATCATTCTTACAGGGTAGGAACGTACAGGGTCATTTACAGGCCGGTTCACGATAAAATGCTTATTTTCATCCTGCGCATCTCTCACAGAAAAGAAAGCTATTGATCATAAATTATTGGGCTTTCTATGAAAAATAAATCGGCATTAGTTCTTTCCGGCGGCTTCGTCAAAGCTTGTCCCGAGCGAAGTCGAGGGAGCCGAGGGAGCGCCGCGCGCGGGGCACGCAGTCAGCAGTTAGCAGTCCGCAGATCGGGCCGTTGACAAAAGAATTGTTTATAGTATTATATGACTATAACCATAGTAAGGAGTGACAATGTTAAACTTAAGGTCCGGCATCAAGAGCAAAGCGCTGAATTATTTCTTTCTGAACGAAGACAAAAGCATATACATAAATGAGCTTGCGCGCCTGATCGGCGCTGACCCAATGAACCTTTACAGGTCACTGATAAAGCTTGAGGAGGAAGGACTTTTAAAAAGCGAATTCAGGGGCAAGGAGCGGTATTTTTCGTCTAACAAAAAGAATCCGTTATACAAAAACTACAAGGAGATATTCCTCAAGACCCATGGGTTTGAAGCGATGCTCAAGGAAGCATTAGAGAAA
This sequence is a window from Candidatus Saganbacteria bacterium. Protein-coding genes within it:
- a CDS encoding type II toxin-antitoxin system RelE/ParE family toxin, yielding MNSKYELEFSSQAAKFLKKLKNKELLQNILSALDIIRKDPLSGKFLQGDLRDYHSYRVGTYRVIYRPVHDKMLIFILRISHRKESY
- a CDS encoding nucleotidyltransferase domain-containing protein, coding for MLNLRSGIKSKALNYFFLNEDKSIYINELARLIGADPMNLYRSLIKLEEEGLLKSEFRGKERYFSSNKKNPLYKNYKEIFLKTHGFEAMLKEALEKVKGLEEAIIYGSYVAGGFDSYSDIDIMAVGSHSAIELNRALSVLQKETGRELNAVSYGRADYEKRKKKKDPFICGVLKNKKIKIIC